From the genome of Streptomyces sp. JH34:
CGAGGTCCAATCGTTAGACGCAGGTCACATGTCCGGCCCGCCGGAAGTCCGCCATGCTTGCCTCGACAGGCAACGACGCCGGCCCCGTAAGGAGATCCCTCAATGGCCGACACCACGGCTGACCCGGTGCTCACGGACGTGAGCGACGGGCTCGCGACGATCACGATCAACCGCCCCGACGCGATGAACGCCATGAACACGGACGCGAAGGTCGCGCTGCGCGACGCCCTGCGGGCGGTCGCCGACGATCCCGCCGTACGGGCGGTTCTGCTCACGGCCGCCGGGCGCGCCTTCTGCGTGGGCCAGGACCTCAAGGAGCACGTCGCCAAGCTCTCCGAGGCCCGTGGGTCGGACGGCGGGAACGCGCTGAGCACGGTGCGGGAGCACTACAACCCGATCGTCCGCGCCATCACCGAGATGGAGAAGCCCGTGGTCGCGGGGGTCAACGGGGTCGCAGCGGGGGCGGGCTTCGGCTTCGCGCTCGCCGCCGACTACCGCGTGGTCGCCGACACCGCCGCCTTCAACACCTCCTTCGCGGGCGTCGCCCTGACCGCCGACTCGGGCGTCTCGTGGACCCTGCCGCGCCTCATCGGTGCGAGCCGCGCGGCGGACCTGCTCTTCTTCCCGCGCTCGATCACCGCCCAGGAGGCCTACGAGCTGGGCATCGCGAACAGGGTGGTGCCCTCGGCGGACCTGGCGAAGGAGGCACAGGCGGTGGCCCGGGCCCTGGCGGAGGGGCCCACGGTGGCGTACGCGGCCCTGAAGGCGTCCGTGGCGTACGGCGCCGGCCACACGCTCGCCGAGACACTGGAGAAGGAGGACGAGCTCCAGACGAAGGCGGGCGCGTCGCGGGACCACACGATCGCGGTCGAGGCGTTCCTCACCAAGCAGCCGGCGAGGTACCTCGGCGCCTAGGCGGGGCTACCGGCCGCCGCCCCGGGCGACACAGTCGGCCAGATGGTCGTCGACCAGCCCGCACGCCTGCATCAGGGCGTAGGCGGTCGTGGGGCCGACGAAGCGGATGGACCGCTTCTTCAGGTCCTTGGCCAGCGCGGTGGATTCCGGGGTGATCGCCGGGACGTCGCCGAGGGTGCGCGGGGCGGGGCGGGCGGCGGGGTCGGGGGCGTGGGACCAGATCAGTGCGTCCAGCTCGCCCTCGCCCCAGCCGGCCAGCACCTTGGCGTTGGCGAGCGTGGCGTCGATCTTCGCGCGGTTGCGGATGATCCCGGCGTCGGCGAGGAGCCGTTCCCTGTCGGCGTCGGTGAACTCCGCCACGGCGGGGATCCTGAACCCGGCGAAGGCGCTGCGGAACCCTTCGCGACGGCGCAGGATCGTCAGCCACGACAGCCCCGACTGGAAGGCCTCCAGGCAGAGCCGCTCGAAGAGGGCGTCGTCGCCGTGGACCGGACGTCCCCACTCGGTGTCGTGATAGGCGAGGTAGTCCTCCGTGGACAGGCCCCACGGGCAGCGCGGGCGGCCGTCGGCGGCTGCCACGGCGCCGCTCACCGCCCGTCCTCGCCGTCCTGCGGGCCGTCCTCGCCGGGGTCCTGCTCGCCGGGGCGCTTGAACAGGTCCGGGCCGCCGTTCACCGCGGTCGCCTGGGCACCGGCGAGCGCCGACTCCAGCTCGGCGATGTGGGCGTCCCGCTCGGCCAGCTCGGCACCGAGCCGGCCGAGGGCCTCGTCCACGTCCGTCATGCGGTAGCCGCGCACGGCCATGGGGAGCCGCATGGCCTCGACGTCGGCGCGGCCGACGGGGCGGTTCGCGGGCAGCGGGTCGGTGAGCCGCTCGGACTCGACGTCCTGCAGCACCGGGCTTCCGCCTCCGCCGACCACCGCCAGGGTGACCGCGGCCACGACCACGGCCATCGTGAGCAGCAAGAACCAGAACACGTGCATCTCCCCGGAAGCGGAATACCTGTCCAGGTCAGATCGTGCCATGCGCCACCGACGGTTAGGGTCGCAGGCGGGCTACAGGGAGGAACCAGGAATGCGAAGCGGGGCGCTCAGGCTGGGGCGGCGGGAGTTCGGACCTCATGAGCCGGTGATCATGGCGATCGTGAACCGGACCCCCGATTCCTTCTACGACCAGGGGGCGACGTTCCGCGACGAACCCGCGCTCTCCAGGGTCGAGCAGGCCGTCGCGGAAGGCGCCGCGATCATCGACATCGGCGGGGTGAAGGCCGGTCCCGGCGAGGAGGTGACCGCGCACGAGGAGGCCCGTCGCACGGTGGGCTTCGTCGCCGAGGTGCGGCGCCGCCACCCGGACGTCGTGATCAGTGTGGACACCTGGCGGCACGACGTCGGTGAGGCCGTCTGCGAGGCCGGGGCCGATCTCCTGAACGACGCGTGGGGCGGCGTCGACCCGAAGCTGGCGGAGGTGGCCGCACGGTACGGTGCCGGGCTGGTGTGCACGCACGCGGGCGGCGCGGAGCCCCGTACCCGGCCGCACCGGATCGCGTACGACGACGTGGTGTCCGACATCCTGGGGGTGACCCTGGGCCTCGCGGAGCGTGCCGTGGAGCTCGGGGTGAGGCCGGACGGGATCATGATCGATCCCGGTCACGACTTCGGGAAGAACACCCGGCACTCGCTGGAGGCGACACGCCGGCTCGACGAGATGACGGCCACGGGATGGCCGGTGCTGGTCTCCCTCTCCAACAAGGACTTCGTCGGTGAGACGCTCGACAGGCCGGTGAAGGAACGCGTGATCGGCACGCTCGCGACGACGGCCGTCTCGGCGTGGCTGGGGGCGCGGGTCTACCGCGTGCACGAGGTGGCCGAGACCCGCCAGGTCCTGGACATGGTGGCGTCCATCGCGGGCCACCGGCCACCGGCCGTCGCGCGGCGGGGACTGGCGTAGGGGTTCCTACTCCGGCAACCTCCGCGGGGCGGTCCTCAGCGGCCGACCTCCTTCGTCACCAGCCGGACCGCCTCGTCCACGTCGTCCGTGACGTGGAACAGCAGCAGGTCCCGCTCGGACGCCTTGCCGCCCGCCACCACCGTGTCCCGCAGCCAGTCCACCAGGCCGCCCCAGTACGCCGTACCGAAGAGGACGATCGGGAAGCGCGTCACCTTGCCCGTCTGGACCAGGGTGAGCGCCTCGAAGAGCTCGTCCAGCGTGCCCAGACCGCCGGGCAGGACGACGAATCCCTGGGCGTACTTCACGAACATCGTCTTGCGGACGAAGAAGTAGCGGAAGTTGACACCGATGTCGACATGTGGATTCAGCCCGGACTCGAAGGGCAGCTCGATGCCCAGCCCGACCGAGACGCCCTTGGCTTCCCGGGCCCCCTTGTTCGCCGCCTCCATCGCTCCGGGGCCGCCGCCGGTGATGACGGCGAACCCCGCCTCGACCAGGGCCTTGCCGATCCGCACGCCCGCCTCGTACTCCGGCCCGTCGGCCGGGGTGCGGGCGGAGCCGAAGACGCTGATGGCGCTCGGCAGCTCGGCCAGCGCCCCGAAGCCCTCCACGAACTCCGACTGGATCCGCATGACCCGCCACGGGTCGGTGTGCACCCACTCGGAGTCACCCTCGGTGTCGAGCAGCCGCTGGTCGGTCGTGCCCGGCTGCACCTGGTCCCTGCGGCGCAGGACCGGGCCCATCCGCTGTTCCTCGGGCGGCACCGCGCCCTCGGGAATCTGCGCGCCCTCGGGGATCCGTGCGTCCTCCGGGTTGCCCATGACCTGCTCCCTCCGCCGACCTGCGTTGTGCGTGTGTCGCTTCAGCCTAGATCGGCGGAGGTTACGCGCAGGGGAATGCCGTGAGTCAGCTGGTGAGCCAGGAGCGCAGGCGCTCCTCGCAGTGCGTGATCCGGTCGACCGACACGTGCTCGTCCCGCTTGTGCGCGAACAGCGCGTCCCCGGGACCGTAGTTCACCGCGGGAACGCCGAGCGCGCCGAACCGGGAGACGTCGGTCCAGCCGAACTTGGGCTGTGCCGTGCCGCCGACCGCGTCCATGAACGCCTTGGCGGCGGGGTGCGAGAGCCCGGGCATCGCGGCGCCGGAGTGGTCGTCGACGGTGAACTCGACGACGCCGCAGTCCGCGAAGACCTCCCGGACGTGCGCCTCGGCCGCGTCGGGGTCCAGGTCGGGGGCGTACCGGTAGTTGACCACCACGGTGCAGGAGTCCGGGATGACGTTGGTGGCGACGCCGCCCTCGATGCCGACGGCGTTGAGCCCCTCGCGGTACTCCAGGCCGTCGATCACGGGGCGTCGCGGCTCGTACGCGGCGAGCCTGGCCAGCACGGGGGCCGCGGCGTGGATCGCGTTCGACCCCATCCAGCTGCGCGCGGAGTGGGCCCGCTCCCCCGCCAGCCGCAGGTGCACCCGGATGGTGCCCTGGCAGCCGCCCTCGACCTGCGCGTCGGAGGGCTCCAGGAGGACGGCGAAGTCCGCCTCGAGCCAGTCGGGGTGCGCTTCGGCCACGTGACCGAGGCCGTTGTGCTGGGCGGCGACCTCCTCGTTGTCGTAGAAGACGAAGGTCAGGTCGCGGTTGGGCTCCGGCACGGTCGCCGCGATCCGGAGCTGGACGGCCACGCCCGACTTCATGTCGGAGGTCCCGCACCCCCACAGCACGCCGTCGTCGTCGAGCCTGGACGGCACGTTGTCCGCGATCGGCACCGTGTCGATGTGACCGGCCAGCACGACCCGCTCGGCCCGGCCCAGCCGCGTCCTCGCCACGACGTTGTTGCCGTGGCGGTCGACGGTCAGGTGCGGCAGCGGGCGCAGGGCCGCCTCGATGGCGTCGGCGAGGTCCTTCTCCTGCCCGCTGACCGACGGGAAGTCGACCAGCCGGGCGGTGAGCTCCGGACCGTCCAGGGAGAGGTCAAGCGTGTGTCCGTCCATGTCCACGACCCTAAGCGACTTCGGTCGCCGGCCCGCTCGTACCCTCCAGTACGGTTGGCCTCGTGCCCCGGACGAGTCCTTCTCCCCGCCGCAGCCGCCTGTTCCGTGCCGCGGCCGCCTTCGCCGTGCTCGTGGCACTGGCGGGCTATCTGGCCCTGCAGTACCTCTCCGGCCACAAGGGTGCGCCCCGGTGCACCGTGGGGCCGTCCGGCGGGGGTGAGGGGCGGACGTACGAGCTGAGCCCCGAACAGGCCGCCAACGCCGCCACCATCTCCGCCGTGGGCACCACCCGCGGGCTGCCGGAACGCGCGGTGACCATCGCGCTGGCGACCGCCATGCAGGAGTCGTCCCTGCGCAACATCGACCACGGCGACCGGGACTCGCTCGGCCTCTTCCAGCAGCGCCCCTCGCAGGGGTGGGGAACGCCCGCGCAGATCATGGACCCGGTCTACTCCGCGGGGAAGTTCTACGAGCACCTCGCCGAGGTCCCCGGCTATTCGCGGCTGCCGCTGACCGTCGCCGCCCAGAAGGTGCAGAAGAGCGGCTTCCCGCAGGCGTACGCCAAGCACGAGCCGGACTCCGCGCTGCTGGCCGCCGCGCTGACCGGACGCTCCCACGCCTCCCTGACCTGCTCGCAGGCGTCGGCGACCGCCGAGGGCCCCGGCGACGCGGCAGAGGTGCGGTCCGATCTGGTGCGCGCGTTCGGGAAGGGCGTCCTGCCGTCACCCGGGTCGGCGGGCGCCGCCGCCGCGGGCACGGTGTCGGTGCCGGTGCCCGCCGGGGACGGCGCCTCCGGCCGCGGCTGGGAGCTCGCCCACTGGGCGGTCGCGCGGGCCGCGACCCTGCGCGTCGACGAGGTCTCCTACGCGGGCCGGGTGTGGACCGCCGACACCGGCTGGCGGACGGAACGCGCGGGACGCGAGGAACCGAGCACCACCGGCGTCCGGATGCGGCTCGCTCAGTAGTACGGCCCGTCATCCGTACGGGCCGTTCGGAGCTTGCCGAACGGCCGCTCCCGCCCGCACTTCGACCCGCCCGCCCTTCCGCCTCTTCCCCATGCGGGACAAGGGAAGTGACGGTTCGTCGGCCGCCTGCGGAACGCCCCCTTCGCCCGGGTTGCCGCATTGCGGATTATCGGACGCATTACCCAGTCTTTGCCCTGGTGCCCCGCAACCTTCCCCGCCCCCGGACCGGTTGTTCAGTGCGTCCGATCACCGGACAGGCGGATTCCACATCCGCCGAGAACCCGTTGACGTCCCGTCGAAGGAGCATCATGTCCCTCCCCCTGACCCGTCGGATCGCCCGTGCCGCGCTGCTGATCGCCGCGGGTGCGGCCCCCGTGGTCGGCGCGGCCGGTACAGCAGGCGCCGCGGGGCTCCCGCAGACTCCCGCGCTCGGCGGCCTGACCTCGCTCGACGGCGCGGGCCTGAGCAACACGCTGGACTCCGCCTCCCGGCAGGGATCCCAGGTCGCGAACGAGACCGGCGGCAAGGTGGTCGGCACGACCCTTCCCGCCGCCGGCAAGACCCTGGAGAAGGCCGGCACCGTGGCGGGCGGCGAGGTGACGGAGGACGCCCTCCCGACCAAGGGCCTCCCGACCCAGGGGCTGCCCACGAAGGGTCTGCCGATCGGCTGATCCACCGGATCGCGCGCGGAACGAACGCGTGAAGGGACCCCGGGAGCGCACACTCCCGGGGTCCCTCGGCACATCCGGCCGGACAGACCTCAGGACAGCCGCTCGACCGCAGCGTCCACGCGCTCGTCCGAGGCCGTCAGCGCCACCCGCACGAAGCGGTCCCCGGCCGGTCCGTAGAAGTCGCCCGGCGCCACCAGGACGCCGAGCTCCGCCAGGTGCGCCACGGTCTCCCAGCACGGCTCGTCACGCGTGGCCCAGAGGTAGAGGCTCGCCTCGCTGTGCTCGATCCGGAAGCCGTGGGCCTCCAGCGCCGCCCGCAGGGCCGTGCGCCGCCGCGCGTACCGCGCCCGCTGCTCCGCCACGTGCGTGTCGTCACCCAGCGCCGCGACCGTCGCCGCCTGGACCGGGGCCGGCGTCATCATCCCGCCGTGCTTGCGGATCTGGAGCAGCTCGCCGAGGACGGCCGCGTCACCCGCGACGAAGGCCGCGCGGTAGCCGGCGAGGTTGGAGCGCTTGGAGAGCGAGTGGACGGCGACGATGCCGTCGTACGTACCGCCGCAGACGTCCGCGTGGAGCACGGAGACCGGCTCGGCCTCCCAGCCGAGCTCCAGGTAGCACTCGTCGCTGAAGACCAGCACCCCGTGCTCACGCGCCCAGGCCACGATCCGGGTCAGCTCGTCCTTCGGCAGGACGCGGCCCGTCGGGTTGGACGGGGAGTTGAGCCAGAGCAGCTTCAGGCCCTCGGGGTCCAGCTCCGTCGGGTCGTCGTAGACGACGGGCTCGGCACCGCAGAGCCGCGCGCCGACCTCGTAGGTCGGGTAGGCGAGGCGCGGGTAGGCGACCTTGTCACCTGCGCCGAGCCCCAGCTGCGTCGGCAGCCAGGCGACGAGCTCCTTGGACCCGACGACCGGCAGCACGTTCTCGTGGGCCACGCCGACCGCGCCGAGCCTGCGCCCGGCCCAGCCGGTCAGGGCGTCACGCAGCGCCTCGGTCCCCCACACCGTCGGATAGCCGGGGCTGTCCGCCGCGGCGATGAGCGCCTGCTGGATCAGCTCGGGCACCGGGTCGACGGGCGTACCGACCGACAGGTCCACGATGCCGTCCGGATGGGCCGCGGCCGTCGCCTTGTGCGGCGCGAGCTTGTCCCAGGGGAAGACCGGGAGACGGGAGGAGACGGGAACTGCTTCGGACACGGAACTCTGCTTTCTCGTACGGGTGGGGCGGCTTTCTCGTACGGGTGAGGCGCCCGGAAAACACCTCGGCCCCGCACGGTGACGAGCCGTACGGGACCGGGCGGCGCTCGCTGTGCCGCTTACTGGTTCTGCGGCGGCAGCGCGGCGATGAACGCGTGGTCGCGCTCGATGAGGCCCAGCTTGGAGGCGCCACCCGGCGAGCCGAGGTCGTCGAAGAACTCGACGTTCGCCTTGTAGTAGTCCTTCCACTCCTCCGGGGTGTCGTCCTCGTAGAAGATGGCCTCGACCGGGCAGACCGGCTCACAGGCTCCGCAGTCGACGCACTCGTCCGGATGGATGTACAAGGACCGTGAGCCCTCGTAGATGCAGTCGACGGGGCACTCTTCGATGCAGGCCTTGTCCTTCACGTCGACACAAGGCTGCGCGATGACGTAGGTCACGCTGTCGTTCCTCCTCGGTAGGGCGTTGGCTCTCGCGCGGGAGCGCGGCGTCGTCGATGCCCGCCCCTAGTATCTCCGTTCCGGGGCACGATCCGAACAGGAGGGGCAGACAGAGCTGTGGAATTCACCATGGGCGGACGGCTCGAGGTTCGCATAACGCCCGCTGACGTGGGAAAACGGGTATCCGTACGGCGCGTCGTCGACGCTCCGGGCGAGGGTGCGAAGTTCACCGACACGGTCGGGGTTCTCACATCGTGGGACGACGACATGCTCTCGGTCACGACGAGGAGCGGCGAGAGCATCCACTTCGCACAATCCTCGCTGGTGGCGGGCAAGGTGGTGCCTTCGGCTCCGGCACGCCGCCGCGGCCCCGCCGCCTCCTTCGGTGAACTCGCGCCGGTCACCGCGCGTGCCTGGCAGCCCGTGGAGAGCGAACTCCTGGGCGACTGGCGGCTGCGCGCGGCCGGTGGATTCACCCGGCGCGCCAACTCCGTGCTGCCGCTCGGCGATCCGGGACTCCCGCTGGGTGAGGCGCTCGGGCGTGTCCGGCGCTGGTACGGGGACCGGGGGCTGCCCGCCCGTGTCCAGGCCGCGACGGGCGCCGAGGGCACCCAGGAGCGGCTCTGCGCGGACCTGGAGGAGTACGGATGGCGGCGCGAGGTGTCGGCCGAGGTGCGGATCGCGGCGCTCGCCCCGGTCGGCGACCAGGACACGGACGTCTCCGCGGTGCGGACGGCCCGGCAGCCCGACGAGGCGTGGCTCTCCCGGTACCAGCGCTTCGAGACCCCGGGGCCGCATGTGCTGGAGGTGCTGGGCAGCGGCCCCTCGGTGTGGTTCGCCTCCGTGCCGGGCGACGGTCCGGAGGGAGTGCCGGCCGCGATCGGACGCTGTGTGGTGGACGGCCGCTGGGCGGGGTTCATGGCCGTCGAGGTGGGCCCGGAGCACCGGCGCCGGGGTCTCGCCACGGCCGTCATGACGGCGCTGGCACGCACGGCGCTGGACGAGGGCGCCTCGGCCGCCTGGCTCCAGGTGGAGTCGGACAATGAAGGTGCCCGCGCCCTGTACGACGGCATGGGCTTCGCCACCCATCACCACTACCACCACTTCCGGCCCGAAGCGGAGACAGCAGCAGGGACGTGTCCTACATGAGCACCGAGGATCCCGGCAGGGCCGAACGACGGCAGCGGTTCGCCGAGGAGGCGCGCGCCGAGCGGCCGGACCTCGCACTGCTCTGCCTGCTGCTCGGCGCGGAGGCCTCCCCGCCGTCGCCCGGTGACGCCGATCCGTACGGCGTCGACGCGGCGCAGATCGAGCTGGACCGGCTGGCCGGCCTCCTGCCGTACGGAGCCCGCGGCCCCCGCGCGTGGGCGTCCGCGCTCGCCGAACTGCTGGGCGGGCGCTGCGGCTTCGCCGGCTCGTCCCCGGACTACCAGCGGCTGGACTCGTCGGTCCTCCAGCAGGTGCTGCGCCGCCGCAGAGGACTTCCCATCCTGCTGTCCGTGGTCTGGATCGAGGTGGCGCGGAGGGCCGGGGCGCCCGTCTACGGAGTGGCTCTCCCGGGCCATTTCGTGGTCGGTTTCGGCGACCCGGCCGACCATGTGCTGGCCGATCCCTTCGCCGGTGGCGCCCCGCTGAGCGGTGAGGACGCGGAGCTGATGGTGAC
Proteins encoded in this window:
- a CDS encoding transglutaminase-like domain-containing protein, with the translated sequence MSTEDPGRAERRQRFAEEARAERPDLALLCLLLGAEASPPSPGDADPYGVDAAQIELDRLAGLLPYGARGPRAWASALAELLGGRCGFAGSSPDYQRLDSSVLQQVLRRRRGLPILLSVVWIEVARRAGAPVYGVALPGHFVVGFGDPADHVLADPFAGGAPLSGEDAELMVTGATGAPLAASMLVPARPLETVLRILNNIRAWATARPERTDVALWALELSLLLPSHPARLRYERAQLLVQRGEFLRGAAEMDEYAEIVDGIEPTAAEAIRHRAQAARALLN
- a CDS encoding enoyl-CoA hydratase-related protein — translated: MADTTADPVLTDVSDGLATITINRPDAMNAMNTDAKVALRDALRAVADDPAVRAVLLTAAGRAFCVGQDLKEHVAKLSEARGSDGGNALSTVREHYNPIVRAITEMEKPVVAGVNGVAAGAGFGFALAADYRVVADTAAFNTSFAGVALTADSGVSWTLPRLIGASRAADLLFFPRSITAQEAYELGIANRVVPSADLAKEAQAVARALAEGPTVAYAALKASVAYGAGHTLAETLEKEDELQTKAGASRDHTIAVEAFLTKQPARYLGA
- the fdxA gene encoding ferredoxin; translated protein: MTYVIAQPCVDVKDKACIEECPVDCIYEGSRSLYIHPDECVDCGACEPVCPVEAIFYEDDTPEEWKDYYKANVEFFDDLGSPGGASKLGLIERDHAFIAALPPQNQ
- a CDS encoding DNA-3-methyladenine glycosylase I yields the protein MSGAVAAADGRPRCPWGLSTEDYLAYHDTEWGRPVHGDDALFERLCLEAFQSGLSWLTILRRREGFRSAFAGFRIPAVAEFTDADRERLLADAGIIRNRAKIDATLANAKVLAGWGEGELDALIWSHAPDPAARPAPRTLGDVPAITPESTALAKDLKKRSIRFVGPTTAYALMQACGLVDDHLADCVARGGGR
- a CDS encoding TIGR00730 family Rossman fold protein; this encodes MGNPEDARIPEGAQIPEGAVPPEEQRMGPVLRRRDQVQPGTTDQRLLDTEGDSEWVHTDPWRVMRIQSEFVEGFGALAELPSAISVFGSARTPADGPEYEAGVRIGKALVEAGFAVITGGGPGAMEAANKGAREAKGVSVGLGIELPFESGLNPHVDIGVNFRYFFVRKTMFVKYAQGFVVLPGGLGTLDELFEALTLVQTGKVTRFPIVLFGTAYWGGLVDWLRDTVVAGGKASERDLLLFHVTDDVDEAVRLVTKEVGR
- a CDS encoding DivIVA domain-containing protein; translated protein: MHVFWFLLLTMAVVVAAVTLAVVGGGGSPVLQDVESERLTDPLPANRPVGRADVEAMRLPMAVRGYRMTDVDEALGRLGAELAERDAHIAELESALAGAQATAVNGGPDLFKRPGEQDPGEDGPQDGEDGR
- a CDS encoding GNAT family N-acetyltransferase codes for the protein MEFTMGGRLEVRITPADVGKRVSVRRVVDAPGEGAKFTDTVGVLTSWDDDMLSVTTRSGESIHFAQSSLVAGKVVPSAPARRRGPAASFGELAPVTARAWQPVESELLGDWRLRAAGGFTRRANSVLPLGDPGLPLGEALGRVRRWYGDRGLPARVQAATGAEGTQERLCADLEEYGWRREVSAEVRIAALAPVGDQDTDVSAVRTARQPDEAWLSRYQRFETPGPHVLEVLGSGPSVWFASVPGDGPEGVPAAIGRCVVDGRWAGFMAVEVGPEHRRRGLATAVMTALARTALDEGASAAWLQVESDNEGARALYDGMGFATHHHYHHFRPEAETAAGTCPT
- the dapE gene encoding succinyl-diaminopimelate desuccinylase encodes the protein MDGHTLDLSLDGPELTARLVDFPSVSGQEKDLADAIEAALRPLPHLTVDRHGNNVVARTRLGRAERVVLAGHIDTVPIADNVPSRLDDDGVLWGCGTSDMKSGVAVQLRIAATVPEPNRDLTFVFYDNEEVAAQHNGLGHVAEAHPDWLEADFAVLLEPSDAQVEGGCQGTIRVHLRLAGERAHSARSWMGSNAIHAAAPVLARLAAYEPRRPVIDGLEYREGLNAVGIEGGVATNVIPDSCTVVVNYRYAPDLDPDAAEAHVREVFADCGVVEFTVDDHSGAAMPGLSHPAAKAFMDAVGGTAQPKFGWTDVSRFGALGVPAVNYGPGDALFAHKRDEHVSVDRITHCEERLRSWLTS
- the dapC gene encoding succinyldiaminopimelate transaminase; the encoded protein is MSEAVPVSSRLPVFPWDKLAPHKATAAAHPDGIVDLSVGTPVDPVPELIQQALIAAADSPGYPTVWGTEALRDALTGWAGRRLGAVGVAHENVLPVVGSKELVAWLPTQLGLGAGDKVAYPRLAYPTYEVGARLCGAEPVVYDDPTELDPEGLKLLWLNSPSNPTGRVLPKDELTRIVAWAREHGVLVFSDECYLELGWEAEPVSVLHADVCGGTYDGIVAVHSLSKRSNLAGYRAAFVAGDAAVLGELLQIRKHGGMMTPAPVQAATVAALGDDTHVAEQRARYARRRTALRAALEAHGFRIEHSEASLYLWATRDEPCWETVAHLAELGVLVAPGDFYGPAGDRFVRVALTASDERVDAAVERLS
- the folP gene encoding dihydropteroate synthase, coding for MRSGALRLGRREFGPHEPVIMAIVNRTPDSFYDQGATFRDEPALSRVEQAVAEGAAIIDIGGVKAGPGEEVTAHEEARRTVGFVAEVRRRHPDVVISVDTWRHDVGEAVCEAGADLLNDAWGGVDPKLAEVAARYGAGLVCTHAGGAEPRTRPHRIAYDDVVSDILGVTLGLAERAVELGVRPDGIMIDPGHDFGKNTRHSLEATRRLDEMTATGWPVLVSLSNKDFVGETLDRPVKERVIGTLATTAVSAWLGARVYRVHEVAETRQVLDMVASIAGHRPPAVARRGLA
- a CDS encoding ATP-binding protein, with protein sequence MSLPLTRRIARAALLIAAGAAPVVGAAGTAGAAGLPQTPALGGLTSLDGAGLSNTLDSASRQGSQVANETGGKVVGTTLPAAGKTLEKAGTVAGGEVTEDALPTKGLPTQGLPTKGLPIG